Proteins encoded within one genomic window of Marinobacter halotolerans:
- the minC gene encoding septum site-determining protein MinC, producing the protein MTDTAASGVTQCFQLKSASVSMTALELYFFEEGEFEQTLKDKINQAPGFFKDIPLIISLEKYEGLSSELDFFKIIGTCRRHNIHVIGVRGGNDDQRRLARGASLALLPGTNQRDRAIGPEADDAAAVAAESNKEQTGKSARTETGEPAPARIINQPVRSGQQVYAPDGDLIILASVQAGAEVLAAGNVHVYGPLRGRALAGIHGAEHARVFCQSLEAELVSIAGHYKISEDLQDNGWKTAVQIQLKDDLLVVTPLDKG; encoded by the coding sequence ATGACTGATACCGCTGCTTCCGGCGTTACCCAGTGTTTTCAGCTGAAAAGTGCCAGCGTCTCCATGACCGCGCTGGAGCTGTATTTTTTTGAAGAAGGTGAATTCGAGCAGACCCTGAAAGACAAGATCAATCAGGCGCCCGGCTTCTTCAAGGACATCCCCCTGATTATCAGCCTTGAGAAATATGAAGGCCTGAGCAGCGAACTGGATTTTTTCAAGATTATCGGCACCTGCCGCCGCCACAACATTCATGTGATCGGTGTGCGCGGCGGCAACGATGACCAGCGCAGGCTCGCCCGCGGCGCGTCGCTGGCGCTGCTACCGGGCACAAACCAGCGTGACCGCGCCATCGGTCCGGAGGCAGACGACGCCGCAGCAGTGGCCGCCGAGTCCAATAAAGAGCAGACTGGCAAATCGGCACGCACAGAAACCGGCGAACCCGCGCCCGCCCGCATTATCAACCAGCCAGTGCGCTCGGGGCAGCAGGTCTATGCGCCGGACGGCGATCTGATTATTCTGGCATCAGTGCAGGCCGGAGCCGAGGTACTGGCCGCCGGTAATGTTCATGTTTATGGGCCTTTGAGAGGCCGGGCGCTTGCAGGTATCCACGGGGCTGAACACGCCCGGGTTTTCTGCCAGTCTCTGGAAGCAGAGCTTGTGTCCATTGCCGGACACTATAAAATCTCGGAAGATCTCCAGGATAATGGCTGGAAGACAGCCGTTCAGATCCAGCTCAAGGATGATCTGCTGGTGGTGACGCCACTGGACAAGGGCTGA
- a CDS encoding DUF1244 domain-containing protein: MTDQIPRDSQTEIEAAAFRKLVSHLREHTEVQNLDLMNLAGFCRNCLSKWYRAEASERGFDLSDPQAREIIYGMPYEDWKAAYQTDAKKDLKGRPQ, encoded by the coding sequence ATGACTGATCAGATCCCCCGGGATAGCCAGACCGAAATTGAAGCCGCCGCGTTCCGCAAGCTGGTAAGCCACCTGCGCGAGCACACCGAGGTGCAGAACCTCGACCTGATGAACCTGGCCGGCTTCTGCCGCAATTGCCTGTCCAAGTGGTACCGCGCGGAGGCCAGCGAACGCGGCTTTGACCTGTCCGACCCGCAGGCCCGTGAAATCATCTACGGCATGCCCTACGAAGACTGGAAAGCCGCCTATCAGACCGACGCCAAAAAGGACCTGAAAGGCCGGCCCCAATGA
- a CDS encoding NADP(H)-dependent aldo-keto reductase, producing MKTRRLGRTDIDVSEICLGTMTWGEQNSESEAAEQLDFATSEGVNFIDAAEMYPVPPRAETQGLTETYLGNWLAKRGKRDDLVIASKVAGPGNGLTYLRNGPRLTRSHIRLACEDSLKRLQTDYIDLYQVHWPDRNANFFGKLGYQHQPDEQSTPIEETLEALHELVGEGKIRQIGISNETPWGTSEYLRLARENNWPRLVSIQNPYNLLNRTFEVGMAEIACREQVGLLAYSPLAFGVLSGKYLGGRRPECARLSLYTRFSRYTSSRGDAATRAYVDLAKKHGLSPVQMALAYVTGRDFVTSNIIGATSLEQLRENIRSASLQLDDQVLADIEAIHGEFTNPCP from the coding sequence ATGAAAACCCGCAGGCTTGGCAGAACCGATATCGACGTTAGCGAAATATGTCTGGGCACCATGACCTGGGGTGAGCAGAATTCCGAAAGTGAGGCGGCTGAGCAGCTGGATTTCGCCACGTCCGAGGGTGTCAATTTCATTGACGCCGCGGAAATGTACCCGGTGCCGCCCCGGGCAGAAACCCAAGGTCTGACCGAGACTTACCTGGGTAATTGGCTGGCGAAACGCGGTAAACGGGACGATCTGGTGATTGCGTCAAAAGTGGCAGGGCCCGGCAATGGACTGACCTATCTGCGAAACGGTCCGCGCCTTACCCGGTCTCACATCCGCCTGGCCTGCGAAGACAGCTTGAAGCGGCTGCAGACAGATTACATCGACCTCTACCAGGTTCACTGGCCGGACCGGAATGCCAACTTCTTTGGCAAACTTGGCTACCAGCATCAGCCGGATGAGCAATCGACTCCCATCGAGGAAACCCTGGAAGCGCTCCACGAGTTGGTGGGGGAAGGCAAGATCCGCCAGATCGGCATCTCCAACGAAACCCCCTGGGGTACATCCGAGTATCTGCGTCTGGCCAGGGAAAACAACTGGCCGCGGCTGGTCAGCATCCAGAACCCCTACAACCTGCTGAATCGCACCTTTGAGGTGGGTATGGCCGAAATCGCCTGTCGGGAACAGGTAGGTTTGCTGGCCTATTCGCCACTGGCGTTCGGGGTGCTGTCCGGTAAATACCTGGGTGGCCGTCGGCCCGAGTGTGCCCGGCTGTCGCTCTACACTCGCTTTTCCCGATATACCAGCAGTCGCGGTGACGCTGCTACCCGCGCCTACGTGGATCTGGCGAAAAAGCATGGTCTGTCTCCGGTGCAGATGGCGCTGGCCTACGTGACAGGCCGGGATTTTGTGACCAGCAACATCATTGGGGCAACGTCGCTGGAGCAACTGCGGGAGAACATCCGTTCTGCTTCATTGCAGCTGGATGATCAGGTGCTTGCCGATATCGAGGCCATTCACGGGGAGTTCACCAATCCCTGTCCTTAG
- a CDS encoding glycosyltransferase family 4 protein codes for MKVTAPSPAITGQRHITIVSETFPPEVNGVANTLRYLCEELVRRGHYVSVVRPGQKQEDSAGFEATPDLCHQTLRVTGLPIPGYSDLRFGLSVPGRLTRLWRKNRPDAVYVATQGPLGVSAVSAARRLGIPVSSGFHTNFHSYSQYYGAGWLEALLCRYGQWFHNRTAVTLVPTRKTMAATQSMGINPVALWSRGVDCNLFSPAKRSQALRESWGLNPGDTAILYVGRLAAEKNLQLAVSCFERLKSLHPTARFVLVGDGPMRQRLAERHPDYLFTGIQRGEQLAEHYASGDLFLFPSKTDTFGNVVTEAMASGLAVVAFDDAAAREHIRHGDNGMKASLEDSEAFVSHALRLIDQPTFTRRIRTQARLDALDLDWATQVERFENLVINQPAEARHHVRHKQVTTV; via the coding sequence ATGAAAGTGACAGCACCCAGCCCGGCGATCACAGGTCAACGACACATTACCATTGTTTCCGAGACCTTTCCGCCGGAGGTCAATGGCGTGGCCAACACACTCCGCTATCTGTGCGAGGAACTGGTCCGTCGCGGCCATTACGTGTCGGTTGTCCGTCCCGGGCAAAAACAGGAAGATAGCGCCGGCTTTGAGGCAACTCCCGACTTGTGCCATCAAACCCTGCGGGTAACAGGCCTGCCCATTCCCGGCTACAGCGATCTCCGTTTCGGCTTATCGGTGCCCGGGCGACTGACCCGCCTCTGGCGCAAAAACCGCCCAGACGCTGTTTATGTCGCCACTCAAGGGCCGCTCGGGGTGTCTGCGGTGAGCGCCGCGCGCCGGCTTGGCATTCCGGTCAGTTCCGGGTTTCACACCAATTTTCACAGTTACAGCCAGTACTATGGTGCCGGCTGGCTTGAGGCCCTTCTGTGCCGCTACGGCCAGTGGTTCCACAATCGCACCGCAGTAACCCTGGTGCCGACCCGCAAAACCATGGCCGCCACCCAAAGCATGGGCATCAACCCGGTCGCATTATGGAGCCGCGGGGTGGATTGCAACCTGTTTTCACCGGCCAAACGGAGCCAGGCATTACGGGAATCCTGGGGACTGAACCCCGGGGACACCGCTATCCTGTATGTCGGCCGGCTGGCAGCGGAGAAAAACCTGCAGCTGGCGGTGTCCTGTTTCGAACGGCTCAAGAGCCTGCATCCTACCGCACGATTCGTGCTGGTGGGGGATGGCCCCATGCGTCAGCGCCTGGCAGAACGTCACCCGGATTATCTGTTCACCGGCATCCAGCGTGGCGAACAGCTAGCCGAGCACTACGCCTCCGGCGACCTGTTTCTGTTCCCCAGCAAAACCGACACCTTCGGTAATGTGGTCACCGAGGCCATGGCCAGCGGTCTTGCAGTGGTGGCGTTCGACGATGCCGCCGCACGCGAGCACATCCGCCATGGCGACAACGGCATGAAAGCCAGCCTTGAAGACAGCGAGGCCTTCGTAAGCCACGCGCTCAGGCTGATTGATCAGCCAACCTTTACCCGCCGGATCCGGACCCAGGCCAGGCTGGACGCCCTGGATCTGGATTGGGCAACTCAGGTGGAACGATTCGAAAACCTGGTCATTAACCAGCCCGCAGAGGCCCGTCATCATGTCCGTCACAAGCAAGTCACAACTGTTTGA
- a CDS encoding FKBP-type peptidyl-prolyl cis-trans isomerase, protein MQKPAVFTVHYVLKNKLGELVDTSEGSEPLHFLQGSPGVIAGIQEAVKDRNIGDCLEVTVPPSMAYGEHNPELIRTVPRSMFEGVENLQVGMKFQTNTGDEAQVVQVVSIDGNLIKVDANHPLAGFTLYFDLEIIERREATDAEIAAGHPLE, encoded by the coding sequence ATGCAAAAACCTGCCGTATTTACTGTTCACTATGTGCTCAAGAACAAGCTTGGCGAGTTGGTCGACACCTCTGAGGGCAGCGAGCCGCTGCATTTTCTCCAGGGCAGTCCCGGCGTGATCGCCGGCATCCAGGAGGCGGTTAAGGACCGGAATATTGGCGACTGTCTGGAAGTTACCGTGCCGCCGTCCATGGCCTATGGTGAGCACAATCCCGAACTGATCCGCACCGTGCCCCGCTCCATGTTTGAAGGTGTGGAAAACCTTCAGGTGGGCATGAAGTTCCAGACAAATACCGGCGATGAAGCCCAGGTTGTTCAGGTGGTCAGCATTGATGGCAATCTGATCAAGGTCGACGCAAACCATCCGCTGGCCGGGTTCACCCTCTATTTCGATCTGGAGATCATCGAAAGGCGCGAGGCGACGGATGCGGAAATAGCGGCGGGTCACCCGCTGGAGTGA
- a CDS encoding phosphatase PAP2 family protein, with the protein MSVTSKSQLFDLVDQREFLLCRSINRLLRFRPIRGYFSVVSRLGDGWLWYLVILAIPVLLPARGLGIALAMVTTGLLCTLIYKLLKHRLVRERPFISFQAINCGIPPLDRYSFPSGHTLHAVCFNTMLALTIPELAWALLPFTLSVAASRVVLGLHYPTDVAAGALLGGCLGLLTTGALVELFSQIV; encoded by the coding sequence ATGTCCGTCACAAGCAAGTCACAACTGTTTGATCTGGTGGATCAGCGGGAATTCCTGCTGTGCCGCTCCATTAACCGACTACTGAGATTTCGGCCGATCAGGGGCTACTTCAGTGTTGTCAGTCGGCTTGGGGACGGCTGGCTCTGGTACCTTGTTATCCTTGCCATACCGGTTTTACTGCCGGCCCGGGGTCTGGGCATCGCCCTGGCCATGGTGACAACGGGGCTGCTGTGCACGCTGATCTACAAACTGCTGAAGCACCGTCTGGTAAGGGAACGCCCTTTTATTTCATTCCAGGCAATCAATTGCGGAATTCCACCACTGGATCGCTACAGCTTTCCGTCCGGCCACACGCTTCACGCAGTCTGCTTCAATACCATGCTGGCCCTGACCATACCGGAACTGGCCTGGGCACTATTGCCTTTTACTCTGAGTGTTGCGGCCTCGCGGGTGGTTCTGGGCCTGCACTACCCCACGGATGTCGCCGCGGGCGCACTGCTTGGTGGCTGCCTGGGCCTACTGACCACCGGAGCGCTGGTCGAACTGTTCAGTCAAATAGTCTGA
- the dinB gene encoding DNA polymerase IV — MAQRKIIHVDCDCFYAAVEMRDDPTLRDVPLAVGGQGGRGVVTTCNYRARAFGVRSAMPGGEARRICPGLVTVPPDMNRYRIASRQVMDILRELTDLVEPLSLDEAFLDVTEVTDHKGSATLMAEYLRQRVKDEVGITISAGVAPNKFLAKIASDWEKPDGLFVITPDRVDEFVRALQVEKLFGVGRVTAGKLHDMGVSTCGDLQRTPVEDLLERFGKQGYRLREMAFGRDNREVVVSRIAKSVSVERTFSQDLPDKNACDSVMASLVADLNLRLSRKAGRKPIHKLFIKIRYSDFSTHTLERVRDQIQKPELADYQPLLDELVTNTERPVRLLGLGVRFRNDESPTTQLRLFD; from the coding sequence ATGGCTCAGCGAAAAATTATCCATGTCGACTGCGACTGTTTCTACGCCGCCGTCGAGATGCGGGATGATCCGACACTGCGGGATGTGCCGCTGGCCGTTGGCGGGCAGGGCGGTCGTGGCGTCGTCACCACCTGCAACTACCGGGCGCGTGCGTTTGGCGTGCGTTCCGCCATGCCCGGCGGCGAGGCCCGCAGGATCTGCCCGGGCCTGGTGACCGTGCCGCCGGATATGAACCGCTACCGCATTGCATCCCGACAGGTTATGGATATTTTGCGGGAGCTGACCGATCTGGTCGAGCCTTTGTCGCTGGATGAAGCGTTTCTGGACGTCACCGAGGTAACCGATCACAAGGGCAGCGCCACGTTGATGGCGGAATATCTCCGGCAGAGGGTAAAGGATGAGGTGGGGATCACCATCTCCGCCGGCGTTGCGCCCAATAAATTCCTGGCAAAAATCGCCAGCGACTGGGAAAAACCCGACGGTCTTTTTGTGATTACCCCGGACCGGGTCGATGAGTTTGTCCGGGCTTTGCAGGTAGAAAAGCTGTTCGGTGTCGGCAGGGTAACGGCCGGTAAGCTCCATGATATGGGCGTGAGCACCTGCGGCGATCTGCAACGTACTCCGGTCGAAGATCTGCTGGAGCGATTCGGCAAGCAGGGCTATCGGCTCAGGGAGATGGCCTTTGGTCGGGACAATCGGGAAGTGGTGGTGTCGCGGATTGCCAAATCCGTTAGTGTGGAACGGACCTTTTCCCAGGATCTGCCCGATAAAAACGCCTGCGACTCGGTGATGGCCTCGCTGGTGGCAGACCTGAATCTGCGGCTCAGTCGGAAGGCCGGGCGCAAACCCATTCACAAGCTGTTTATCAAGATCCGCTATAGTGATTTTTCCACCCACACCCTGGAGCGGGTGCGGGATCAGATCCAGAAGCCGGAACTGGCGGATTACCAGCCACTGCTCGATGAACTGGTCACCAATACTGAGCGGCCGGTGCGACTGCTTGGCCTGGGGGTGCGGTTCCGCAACGACGAGTCTCCCACCACACAGCTCAGACTATTTGACTGA
- a CDS encoding lysophospholipid acyltransferase family protein, producing MIAQTARLTLFIGFLVAIGLLAVFLKVAELVTSRPIDHTFWAQRCFRGATGCLGLNVTAHGQPSPSPALFVCNHVSWFDVPVLGGVLPARFLSKSEVGQWPLIGFLARQAGTVFIKRGGGKISGIVDQLSDILAGGQSVMVFPEGTTSTGITVLPFHGRLLRAAQIAGTPIQPVSIVYRRGRAQDHLAPFINDDEFLGHLWRLLRQPPPTVEVLLHPPIMPRPDDRPSELAATLRATVLEGVGAITNSQPGLTPAGDPPLFPHPSPRAFR from the coding sequence ATGATTGCCCAGACTGCCCGGCTCACACTGTTTATCGGGTTTCTTGTCGCCATTGGACTGCTGGCGGTTTTTCTGAAAGTTGCGGAACTGGTCACGTCCCGACCCATTGATCACACATTCTGGGCCCAACGCTGTTTCCGTGGCGCCACCGGATGCCTGGGTCTGAACGTCACCGCTCATGGCCAGCCCTCGCCCTCGCCTGCACTCTTCGTCTGCAATCACGTTTCCTGGTTCGATGTTCCGGTCCTCGGTGGCGTGCTGCCAGCCAGGTTCCTGTCGAAATCGGAGGTGGGCCAGTGGCCACTGATTGGCTTTCTTGCCCGTCAGGCAGGAACAGTGTTTATCAAGCGTGGCGGCGGCAAGATTTCAGGCATTGTGGATCAGCTGTCGGACATTCTGGCAGGAGGCCAATCAGTCATGGTGTTTCCGGAGGGTACGACAAGCACGGGAATCACTGTCCTGCCATTTCACGGCAGACTACTGCGGGCGGCACAGATCGCAGGTACACCCATTCAGCCCGTTAGCATTGTGTATCGACGTGGCCGAGCGCAGGATCATCTGGCGCCCTTCATCAATGACGATGAATTCCTTGGGCACCTTTGGAGGCTGCTGCGTCAACCGCCGCCGACCGTTGAAGTTCTGCTTCACCCGCCGATAATGCCTCGGCCGGATGATAGGCCCTCCGAACTGGCAGCAACTCTGCGGGCCACGGTACTGGAGGGCGTCGGCGCCATTACCAATAGTCAGCCCGGCCTCACTCCAGCGGGTGACCCGCCGCTATTTCCGCATCCGTCGCCTCGCGCCTTTCGATGA
- a CDS encoding HopJ type III effector protein, with translation MNVNERVRVHLASLAAGHSRFSDTLELISQSFDYQPVSFRNGPLANAAGENEGSCRVFSLAQYCNLNESDTLRLFAEHYQQVLDDPAGESHGNIRQFMTTGWSGVSFDKPPLRKRPAAGQEDTTEESS, from the coding sequence ATGAACGTCAACGAACGGGTGCGGGTGCATCTGGCGTCTCTTGCGGCCGGCCACAGCCGGTTCAGCGACACGCTGGAGCTGATCAGCCAGTCCTTCGACTATCAGCCGGTCAGCTTTCGCAACGGCCCCCTGGCCAACGCCGCAGGAGAGAACGAAGGTTCCTGCCGCGTCTTTTCCCTGGCCCAGTACTGTAACCTGAACGAGAGCGATACGCTTCGCCTGTTCGCCGAACATTACCAGCAGGTGCTGGACGACCCGGCGGGTGAAAGCCATGGCAATATCCGCCAATTCATGACAACCGGCTGGTCCGGCGTGAGCTTTGACAAACCGCCCTTACGCAAACGCCCGGCCGCCGGCCAGGAAGACACTACCGAAGAGAGTTCTTGA
- a CDS encoding acetyl-CoA hydrolase/transferase C-terminal domain-containing protein: MANDRPLKLNDSQACVDQLIQRVGKNITIGLPLGLGKPIRFINALYERAKSDPGIRLHILTALSLTAPGGRSSLEKRFMEPFAERLYGDIPELDYARDVLAKRLPPNVSVSEFFFKAGSLLNHPSQQQRYICTNYTHAVRDLMAQGINVVAQMVAPPVDDGDEGMLSLSSNPDLTLDLIPLLREREESGQPVALVGEINSHLPFMDNHAAVSDTSFDILLEHPRSDYPLFSAPPMAVSPEDHLIGFYASALLKDGGTLQVGIGSLGSALVHSAIMRHRDNDQWKAVYDELAVDGNFPEVEPLGGLEPFEQGLYGCSEMMVDGFIHLLEAGVIKREVYNHAGLQELVNHGRIGRQVSMETLDVLREEDLIDSPLRSRDVSWLIGYGILRPDVEFKGGRLRIGQHSLEPDLDDAESREAIQKLALGRELTGGIVIHGGFYLGPESFYQRLRDLPPENRQRICMTSVSFINHLYDHAFGNQRLKSAQRAHGRFINTAMMHTLNGAAVSDGLEDGRVVSGVGGQYNFVAMAHELPGARSVICLRSTRQSGQETVSNIVFNYAHCTIPRHLRDLVVTEYGIADLRGQSDEQVYLRLIRIADSRFQQDLLDQARKAGKVDPGFQLPEAWRNNTPERARKVVETAGGGHLFPAFPFGCDFTDDELVLGKALKTLKTATATRRGKITALWQAMKASDEDDRYQRLLERMKLDSPRGLREKLDQRLLIHGLDLTNTSPDTGNQTA; encoded by the coding sequence ATGGCCAACGATAGACCGTTGAAACTCAATGACAGCCAGGCCTGTGTTGATCAACTCATCCAGCGGGTCGGCAAAAACATCACCATCGGGTTGCCCCTCGGGCTCGGTAAGCCGATCCGGTTTATAAACGCGCTCTATGAGAGGGCGAAGTCGGACCCTGGCATCCGGCTTCATATTCTTACGGCCCTTTCGCTCACGGCGCCCGGCGGTCGCTCTTCCCTGGAAAAGCGGTTTATGGAGCCTTTTGCAGAGCGCCTGTATGGCGATATACCGGAACTGGATTACGCCCGGGATGTTCTAGCAAAACGCCTGCCGCCAAACGTGTCGGTATCCGAATTTTTCTTCAAGGCCGGCTCCTTGCTCAATCACCCCTCGCAGCAGCAGCGATACATCTGTACCAACTATACCCATGCGGTTCGCGACCTCATGGCCCAGGGGATCAATGTGGTGGCCCAGATGGTGGCGCCTCCGGTGGATGATGGCGATGAGGGCATGTTGAGCCTGAGCAGCAATCCGGACCTGACCCTGGACCTGATACCTCTGCTGCGGGAGCGCGAGGAAAGCGGTCAGCCGGTGGCGCTGGTGGGTGAGATAAACAGCCACCTTCCATTCATGGACAATCACGCAGCGGTCAGTGATACCAGTTTCGATATCCTGCTAGAGCATCCCCGTTCGGATTACCCGCTTTTTTCCGCCCCGCCAATGGCTGTCAGCCCGGAGGATCACCTGATCGGGTTCTACGCCAGTGCTCTGCTGAAAGACGGCGGCACGCTGCAGGTGGGCATCGGCTCACTGGGTTCAGCGTTGGTTCACAGCGCGATTATGCGCCACAGAGACAACGATCAGTGGAAAGCAGTCTATGACGAGCTGGCCGTGGACGGGAATTTTCCAGAGGTCGAACCGCTGGGTGGGCTAGAGCCTTTCGAGCAGGGCCTCTACGGCTGCAGTGAGATGATGGTGGACGGCTTTATCCATCTGCTTGAGGCGGGGGTTATCAAACGTGAGGTATACAACCACGCGGGCCTGCAGGAGCTGGTTAATCACGGGAGGATTGGTCGTCAGGTTTCCATGGAAACCCTGGACGTACTGCGGGAAGAGGATCTGATCGACTCGCCGCTGCGGTCGCGGGATGTCTCCTGGCTGATCGGCTACGGCATTCTGCGGCCCGACGTTGAATTCAAGGGCGGTCGCCTGCGGATAGGGCAGCACTCCCTGGAGCCGGATCTGGATGATGCCGAATCCCGCGAGGCCATACAGAAACTTGCGCTGGGCCGTGAACTGACCGGCGGCATCGTTATTCACGGGGGATTCTACCTGGGACCGGAGTCTTTCTATCAGCGTCTGCGGGATCTGCCCCCGGAAAATCGTCAGCGGATCTGCATGACCAGCGTCAGTTTCATCAATCACCTATACGATCATGCTTTTGGTAATCAGCGGTTGAAGTCTGCCCAGCGGGCCCACGGCCGGTTTATCAACACCGCCATGATGCATACGCTCAATGGCGCCGCCGTGTCTGACGGGCTTGAGGATGGTCGTGTGGTCAGCGGCGTTGGCGGCCAGTACAACTTTGTGGCCATGGCCCACGAGTTGCCGGGGGCGCGTTCCGTTATCTGCCTGCGAAGCACCCGCCAGTCCGGTCAGGAAACGGTGTCCAATATCGTGTTCAACTACGCTCATTGCACCATACCCCGCCACCTGCGGGACCTGGTGGTTACCGAATACGGAATCGCCGACCTGCGCGGGCAATCAGATGAGCAGGTGTATCTTCGTCTGATCCGCATTGCCGATTCCCGTTTCCAACAGGATTTGTTGGATCAGGCCCGGAAAGCGGGCAAGGTGGATCCAGGCTTTCAGCTACCGGAAGCCTGGCGTAATAATACCCCGGAGCGTGCCAGAAAAGTGGTGGAAACCGCCGGTGGCGGCCATCTGTTCCCGGCCTTCCCGTTTGGCTGCGACTTCACCGATGATGAGCTGGTCCTGGGCAAGGCGCTGAAAACCCTGAAAACCGCAACGGCTACCCGTCGTGGTAAAATCACTGCGTTGTGGCAGGCAATGAAGGCTAGCGACGAGGACGACCGCTATCAGCGCCTGCTAGAGCGAATGAAGCTCGACAGTCCTCGCGGGCTGCGGGAAAAACTGGATCAACGGCTGCTGATTCACGGCCTTGATCTGACCAACACCTCACCGGACACAGGAAACCAGACAGCCTGA
- a CDS encoding response regulator — protein MDGVEQTNESWRILIVEDDERLAELTKEYLESNGLTVALETHGGNAVERIRNEKPDLVVLDLMLPGEDGLSICRRVRPSYTGPIIMLTARTDDLDQVLGLEMGADDYVGKPVKPRVLLARIRALLRRVSETGTVAAEEGLTEEPVRLQFNDLVVDRSMREAWLNDSSIDLTSAEFDLLWLLSSNAGRVLSREEIFTALRGIEYDGQDRSIDVRVSRIRPKIGDDPIHPRRIKTVRSKGYLFVKEA, from the coding sequence ATGGACGGCGTGGAACAAACGAACGAAAGTTGGCGGATTCTTATAGTCGAGGACGACGAGAGGCTGGCAGAGCTGACCAAGGAATATCTGGAAAGCAATGGCCTGACCGTCGCCCTGGAAACCCACGGCGGAAACGCAGTCGAGCGTATCCGCAACGAAAAGCCGGATCTGGTGGTATTGGACTTGATGTTGCCCGGCGAAGACGGCCTTTCGATCTGTCGTCGCGTCAGGCCAAGCTATACCGGACCTATCATTATGCTGACCGCCCGAACCGACGACCTGGATCAGGTTCTTGGCCTGGAAATGGGTGCGGACGACTATGTTGGCAAACCGGTCAAGCCACGGGTTCTGCTGGCCCGAATCCGCGCCTTGTTGCGCCGGGTGTCGGAAACCGGCACGGTCGCGGCGGAAGAAGGTCTGACCGAGGAGCCGGTGCGCTTGCAGTTCAATGATCTGGTGGTTGATCGCTCCATGCGTGAGGCCTGGCTGAATGACAGCAGCATTGACCTGACCAGTGCCGAATTTGACCTGTTGTGGCTGCTTTCAAGCAATGCCGGCCGGGTGCTGAGTCGTGAAGAGATCTTTACGGCGTTGCGAGGAATTGAGTACGACGGGCAGGACCGTTCCATTGATGTCCGGGTGTCCAGAATCCGGCCGAAAATCGGTGATGATCCGATTCATCCGCGACGCATCAAGACCGTTCGCAGCAAAGGCTATCTTTTCGTAAAAGAAGCCTGA